In Bombus pyrosoma isolate SC7728 linkage group LG2, ASM1482585v1, whole genome shotgun sequence, a genomic segment contains:
- the LOC122577718 gene encoding titin homolog isoform X1: MSADSPRRGVHKGVQVVSPQPIVDRSIIDSVAGIINDIVPQAYTGTPNSENKESISWARFEYADINDPTLYPDYNEGSNTPPLLLVLGYTTGVQVWLIAATGEGTEVLSWRQGVVRTLRILPNPKTDDEHVDLFELKRPMVAICDSAGPGPQFCNISFISLKTGEQAKSIKFKNPVCDILVNKRSIVVTFLEKIAVFDARTLEDVLTVTTCYASPGPNPNPVTLGTRWLAYSEKKLLPAKRSSGGCESEGVQSYTATVLYAAKSLGKGLRGLGETVASSLTGNSVSPVVINNTSSDVTQPGVITILDLQAAKEEKELDDANIETVVAHFTAHSDAIVAMTFDLSGALLMTADKRGHDFHVFRIQPHPGGPTLAAVHHLYILHRGDTTAKVQDMAFSSDTRWAAISTVRGTTHVFPVAPYGGPVGIRTHSTPHVVNRLSRFHRSAGLMDDGTRSHSPVSHTELPLSVYPYSNPRLPPYPHPTVLHPLAQIRQPSSLNHINSQVQQSRPQQRQRLHSDDSGTLPLKICACFAPPRAWMYAQRESTAKVMKRAVDSLFIMACHGNMIQYDLEPKPAAGIPKEKVCDDTMIELEVEAKGQWPLLRSPNTLEIVPPLPTSSPLLNVNIIPKDIQDGDLAEDRWLSQVEIVTHAGPHRRLWMGPQFVFKTYNATSGATVNLVEAEAVEIGVTGGSRPARSNPVNMPHAASRSLVPVVIDGSGSSYEQSPRFMEAYGDPLDSENAGVGGGENQLREDLAEAMLETSIAPHRAPGRRSVFERVGQPVTKVVNPLGTVITVSADEEDIISSQEFDFAEESHVPEPPRSVCAEEGPASLGDFEPESQTLRDLTEICAEMRSAGEPAIDSVPDENICEVKERKALCVEIASITNPGNSTIDFEKEEAFRDVPTSLSLCVEQGEIPSSPMTQAKEAAWCRKVDKREDRGVHERNVSEAQYVVNYDEDNVVLMENKAAHEKKNTLVHCKTESKKICEFGKVAKKSEKVGSSVCSNKQTETKKYILKEHGDSIIIEDITCDDSKNNCSQKVGCGKSVIEDTDSKNSESKSREYSKETVIGKCKNKSKSSMAQNYKEKVEFLVESKSSLKQVEPIIEMDVVIEETDKKKDFKPTISADVLTKETDKYKSSTSDSNDDFSSSEYHIVDTPCCSKHGTSIQSDEDIEHIQSSEITQLQQAECIDSDKCVDVISCAGSSPIMQRKNSKNTISDDDIEYIHASELVEISDKICKEDLKFEIIKTSDSESTTTRSKPSSSDDDMEHIHHSDVYDVPSERAKDACERSTRRSQEITAESALASKNAKKTKDIVVIESDTSDADVTVIFKPVDSWKNKSTERKEELEESDNTKDIPTTENVSPLRKTKVRSAKTSSNVASKRSQAGIEIIDIDAMQKAEMKVLTDTTSVSECKILAGPEVCGTRAKKYRKSKKATNESNVQISEASIEPVKPVEDVLKESSSQEPLPEFSWSAVVKKKNDFPVAESETRREDKVEDDKLKTESFNPIEVSSCTPILEKIESLKKKIHESSLRKNLDKKSSSSQMVDKVRECNLELYPEEEISWSSIVKKKNTFSAENETKKESDLDPIAEDASNEERKICRKEESLTDPSSTMVDQLKEAVKETTVEEPFVHATEESGSFIVKKKPVSIAESESTRKKIVEQKIHKKLDLPTNLSEIKNEHETNSSASESISSEKVSKLEAVSEIDEKVPNDSNKWNVGGPLVGATFTKEDSLEPERDTELEKRSDSEQEIVPERSTSSDELNPNVVLTNVEGEYSGRETAERSATNTSVCATSKKGNRSKKKKRR; this comes from the exons atgtctGCAGACTCTCCAAGGCGTGGTGTGCATAAAGGAGTACAAGTTGTATCACCTCAGCCAATAGTTGATCGTTCAATTATAGATAGTGTTGCAggaataattaatgatattgtTCCACAG GCTTATACTGGCACACCAAATTCTGAGAACAAAGAGTCTATATCATGGGCAAGGTTTGAGTATGCAGACATTAATGATCCTACCCTGTATCCAGACTACAATGAAGGCTCTAATACACCACCTTTATTATTGGTACTTGGCTATACAACTGGAGTTCAG gTATGGTTGATAGCAGCAACCGGAGAAGGAACTGAAGTGTTATCATGGCGACAAGGTGTTGTTCGTACTCTGAGAATTTTACCAAATCCAAAGACTGATGATGAACATGTTGATTTGTTTGAATTGAAACGGCCAATGGTAGCAATATGTGATTCAGCTGGACCTGGACCTCAATTTTGCAACAttagtttcatttcattaaaaactgGGGAACAAGCTAAaagcataaaatttaaaaatcctgTTTGTGACATTTTGGTAAATAAACGATCCATAGTAGtaacatttttagaaaagatCGCGGTGTTTGATGCTCGAACATTGGAAGATGTATTAACAGTTACTACTTGCTATGCCAGTCCTGGTCCAAATCCAAATCCTGTTACTTTAGGCACAAGATGGCTTGCTTACAG tgaaAAAAAGTTACTACCAGCAAAAAGAAGTAGCGGTGGTTGCGAAAGTGAAGGAGTTCAAAGTTATACAGCAACTGTTCTATATGCAGCAAAATCTTTAGGGAAAGGATTGCGTGGTTTGGGGGAAACAGTTGCATCCAGTTTAACTGGCAATTCAGTATCACCAGTAGTCATTAATAATACCAGCAGTGATGTAACTCAACCAGGAGTGATTACGATATTAGATCTCCAAGCAgcaaaagaggagaaagaattAGACGATGCGAATATAGAGACTGTCGTTGCTCATTTTACTGCCCATAGTGATGCAATCGTTGCTATGACTTTTGATTTAAGTGGTGCATTGCTAATGACCGCTGACAAAAGGGGGCATGATTTTCATGTATTTAGAATTCAGCCACATCCAGGTGGTCCCACTTTGGCAGCAGTACATCATTTGTATATTCTACATCGTGGAGATACTACTGCGAAAGTGCAG gATATGGCTTTTTCGAGTGATACTCGATGGGCTGCGATATCAACTGTGCGGGGCACTACTCATGTGTTTCCTGTTGCACCATATGGTGGACCAGTAGGAATACGAACTCATTCCACACCTCATGTTGTAAATAGACTTTCAAGATTTCATAGAAGTGCAGGTTTAATGGACGACGGTACCAGATCTCATTCTCCCGTATCTCATACAGAGTTGCCTTTGTCAGTGTATCCATATTCTAATCCAAGACTCCCTCCGTACCCTCATCCAACTGTACTACATCCTCTGGCACAGATACGACAACCATCTTCATTAAATCACATAAACAGTCAAGTTCAACAAag CAGGCCACAGCAACGACAACGATTGCACTCGGACGATAGTGGAACATTACCATTAAAAATATGTGCTTGTTTTGCACCTCCAAGAGCTTGGATGTATGCGCAAAGGGAATCTACTGCAAAAGTTATGAAGAGAGCAGTTGATTCTTTGTTTATTATGGCATGTCACGGAAATATGATACAATATGATTTAGAACCCAAACCAGCTGCag GTATaccaaaagaaaaagtatgtGACGATACGATGATAGAATTAGAGGTCGAAGCCAAAGGTCAATGGCCTCTTCTAAGATCTCCGAATACTTTAGAGATTGTACCACCTTTGCCAACGTCTAGCCCTTTACTAAATGTCAATATTATACCGAAAGACATTCAAGATGGCGATTTAGCGGAGGATCGTTGGTTAAGTCAAGTAGAAATTGTAACACACGCTGGTCCACATAGGCGACTTTGGATGGGACCTCAGTTTGTTTTTAAAACCTATAATGCAACTAGTGG aGCTACTGTGAATCTTGTCGAAGCAGAGGCTGTTGAAATTGGAGTAACCGGTGGATCTCGTCCTGCGAGATCAAATCCAGTCAATATGCCGCATGCTGCATCCAGATCATTGGTACCTGTGGTTATTGATGGATCAGGAA GCAGTTATGAGCAGTCTCCAAGATTTATGGAAGCGTATGGTGATCCCTTAGATAGTGAAAATGCTGGCGTTGGCGGTGGTGAAAATCAATTGAGAGAAGATTTGGCCGAAGCTATGTTAGAGACATCGATCGCACCACACCGTGCTCCAG GGAGGCGATCGGTATTTGAGAGGGTGGGTCAACCGGTAACTAAAGTCGTCAACCCTCTGGGCACCGTGATTACTGTATCGGCCGATGAGGAGGACATTATCTCCAGTCAGGAGTTCGATTTCGCGGAGGAGAGCCACGTGCCGGAACCACCTAGGAGCGTGTGCGCCGAAGAAGGTCCGGCTTCTCTCGGCGATTTCGAGCCGGAGAGTCAAACTCTGCGCGATCTCACCGAGATCTGCGCGGAAATGCGTTCAGCTGGCGAGCCTGCGATCGACAGCGTGCCGGATGAGAACATCTGTGAGGTGAAGGAGAGAAAAGCGTTGTGCGTCGAGATCGCTTCCATTACGAACCCTGGGAACTCTACTATTGACttcgagaaagaagaagcttTCCGCGATGTACCGACCAGCTTGAGTCTATGCGTAGAACAGGGTGAAATCCCCAGCAGTCCTATGACCCAGGCAAAGGAAGCTGCTTGGTGCAGGAAAGTTGATAAAAGGGAAGACAGAGGGGTTCACGAGAGGAACGTATCCGAGGCACAATACGTAGTCAACTATGATGAGGATAATGTAGTTTTGATGGAAAATAAGGCAGCtcatgaaaaaaagaatacgtTGGTACATTGTAAAACTGAGAGTAAAAAAATTTGCGAGTTTGGAAAGGTTGCGAAGAAGTCGGAGAAGGTCGGGTCCTCTGTATGCTCTAATAAACAAACCGAGACTAAGAAGTATATTCTAAAAGAACACGGAGATAGTATCATTATTGAAGACATTACTTGCGACGATTCTAAGAATAATTGCAGCCAGAAGGTAGGCTGCGGAAAAAGCGTGATCGAAGATACGGACAGTAAAAATTCTGAAAGTAAAAGCAGAGAGTATTCGAAAGAAACTGTAATTGGGAAATGTAAAAACAAATCAAAGTCTTCCATGGCTCagaattacaaagaaaaagtTGAATTTCTTGTGGAAAGCAAAAGTTCGTTGAAGCAGGTAGAACCGATCATAGAAATGGATGTTGTAATCGAAGAAACCGATAAGAAGAAAGATTTCAAGCCGACCATAAGTGCGGATGTATTAACTAAAGAAaccgataaatataaatcatcgACATCGGATTCGAACGACGATTTCAGTTCCAGTGAATATCACATCGTCGATACACCTTGTTGCAGCAAACATGGTACTTCGATTCAGTCCGACGAAGACATTGAACATATCCAAAGCTCCGAGATCACTCAATTACAGCAGGCTGAATGCATCGACAGCGATAAATGTGTGGACGTGATAAGTTGCGCAGGTTCTTCACCTATTATGCAGAGGAAGAACAGCAAGAATACGATATCTGATGACGATATAGAGTACATACATGCTTCTGAACTAGTAGAAATATCTGACAAAATTTGCAAAGAAGAtttgaagtttgaaattattaaaactagtGATAGTGAATCGACCACGACAAGGAGTAAACCTTCATCGTCTGACGACGATATGGAACACATACACCATTCGGACGTCTATGATGTACCATCTGAAAGAGCTAAGGATGCGTGTGAAAGAAGCACGAGGAGATCTCAGGAGATTACAGCAGAATCAGCGTTGGCATCTAAGAATGCTAAGAAGACAAAGGATATCGTGGTGATCGAAAGCGACACATCGGATGCTGATGTGACTGTAATCTTTAAACCGGTTGATAGTTGGAAGAATAAGAGtacagagagaaaagaggaattGGAAGAATCTGATAACACAAAAGATATCCCGACTACTGAAAATGTTAGTCCATTAAGAAAAACTAAAGTTCGTTCCGCTAAAACATCTTCAAACGTCGCATCCAAACGATCGCAAGCAGGAATCGAGATAATCGACATCGACGCGATGCAGAAAGCTGAGATGAAAGTACTAACCGATACTACATCTGTTTCTGAATGTAAGATCCTCGCTGGACCCGAGGTCTGTGGGACTCGTGCAAAGAAGTATCGGAAGAGTAAGAAAGCCACCAACGAAAGCAACGTACAAATTTCCGAAGCTTCTATCGAGCCTGTAAAACCTGTCGAAGATGTTTTAAAGGAATCAAGCTCGCAAGAGCCGTTGCCTGAATTTTCCTGGAGCGCTGtagtaaagaagaaaaatgattttcccGTGGCTGAGTCAGAAACGCGAAGAGAAGATAAAGTCGAGGATGATAAGCTGAAAACTGAATCATTCAATCCTATCGAAGTCTCGTCGTGCACGCCTATCTTGGAGAAAATAGAATctttgaagaagaagatacaCGAGTCTTCGTTGAGAAAGAATTTAGACAAAAAGAGTTCGAGTTCTCAGATGGTAGACAAAGTTCGAGAGTGTAACTTGGAATTATATCCTGAAGAGGAAATTTCCTGGAGCTCCATcgtcaagaagaaaaatactttcTCTGCTGAAAATGAGACAAAGAAGGAATCTGACCTCGATCCAATAGCGGAAGACGCGAGCaatgaagaaaggaaaatttgtcgaaaagAGGAATCTTTGACTGATCCATCCTCAACGATGGTGGATCAATTGAAAGAAGCTGTTAAGGAAACAACCGTGGAAGAACCATTTGTACATGCAACAGAAGAATCTGGGAGTTTCATCGTTAAGAAAAAACCTGTCTCCATCGCAGAAAGCGAGTctacgagaaaaaaaattgttgaacaGAAAATTCACAAAAAGCTGGATCTACCGACCAATTTGtcggaaattaaaaatgagcACGAGACAAACTCATCTGCAAGTGAAAGCATCTCATCCgagaaagtttcgaaattagAAGCTGTAAGCGAGATCGATGAAAAAGTTCCAAACGATTCAAACAAGTGGAATGTCGGTGGACCGTTGGTAGGTGCAACGTTTACGAAAGAAGATTCCTTGGAACCTGAAAGAGATACCGAGCTAGAGAAGAGGAGCGATTCGGAGCAGGAGATCGTGCCTGAACGTTCGACTTCTTCGGACGAGTTGAACCCAAACGTGGTGCTCACGAACGTCGAAGGAGAGTATTCGGGTCGTGAGACAGCTGAGAGGAGCGCGACGAATACCTCAGTTTGCGCCACGTCCAAGAAAGGCAATAggtcgaagaaaaaaaaacgcagATGA
- the LOC122577718 gene encoding titin homolog isoform X2 — MSADSPRRGVHKGVQVVSPQPIVDRSIIDSVAGIINDIVPQAYTGTPNSENKESISWARFEYADINDPTLYPDYNEGSNTPPLLLVLGYTTGVQVWLIAATGEGTEVLSWRQGVVRTLRILPNPKTDDEHVDLFELKRPMVAICDSAGPGPQFCNISFISLKTGEQAKSIKFKNPVCDILVNKRSIVVTFLEKIAVFDARTLEDVLTVTTCYASPGPNPNPVTLGTRWLAYSEKKLLPAKRSSGGCESEGVQSYTATVLYAAKSLGKGLRGLGETVASSLTGNSVSPVVINNTSSDVTQPGVITILDLQAAKEEKELDDANIETVVAHFTAHSDAIVAMTFDLSGALLMTADKRGHDFHVFRIQPHPGGPTLAAVHHLYILHRGDTTAKVQDMAFSSDTRWAAISTVRGTTHVFPVAPYGGPVGIRTHSTPHVVNRLSRFHRSAGLMDDGTRSHSPVSHTELPLSVYPYSNPRLPPYPHPTVLHPLAQIRQPSSLNHINSQVQQRPQQRQRLHSDDSGTLPLKICACFAPPRAWMYAQRESTAKVMKRAVDSLFIMACHGNMIQYDLEPKPAAGIPKEKVCDDTMIELEVEAKGQWPLLRSPNTLEIVPPLPTSSPLLNVNIIPKDIQDGDLAEDRWLSQVEIVTHAGPHRRLWMGPQFVFKTYNATSGATVNLVEAEAVEIGVTGGSRPARSNPVNMPHAASRSLVPVVIDGSGSSYEQSPRFMEAYGDPLDSENAGVGGGENQLREDLAEAMLETSIAPHRAPGRRSVFERVGQPVTKVVNPLGTVITVSADEEDIISSQEFDFAEESHVPEPPRSVCAEEGPASLGDFEPESQTLRDLTEICAEMRSAGEPAIDSVPDENICEVKERKALCVEIASITNPGNSTIDFEKEEAFRDVPTSLSLCVEQGEIPSSPMTQAKEAAWCRKVDKREDRGVHERNVSEAQYVVNYDEDNVVLMENKAAHEKKNTLVHCKTESKKICEFGKVAKKSEKVGSSVCSNKQTETKKYILKEHGDSIIIEDITCDDSKNNCSQKVGCGKSVIEDTDSKNSESKSREYSKETVIGKCKNKSKSSMAQNYKEKVEFLVESKSSLKQVEPIIEMDVVIEETDKKKDFKPTISADVLTKETDKYKSSTSDSNDDFSSSEYHIVDTPCCSKHGTSIQSDEDIEHIQSSEITQLQQAECIDSDKCVDVISCAGSSPIMQRKNSKNTISDDDIEYIHASELVEISDKICKEDLKFEIIKTSDSESTTTRSKPSSSDDDMEHIHHSDVYDVPSERAKDACERSTRRSQEITAESALASKNAKKTKDIVVIESDTSDADVTVIFKPVDSWKNKSTERKEELEESDNTKDIPTTENVSPLRKTKVRSAKTSSNVASKRSQAGIEIIDIDAMQKAEMKVLTDTTSVSECKILAGPEVCGTRAKKYRKSKKATNESNVQISEASIEPVKPVEDVLKESSSQEPLPEFSWSAVVKKKNDFPVAESETRREDKVEDDKLKTESFNPIEVSSCTPILEKIESLKKKIHESSLRKNLDKKSSSSQMVDKVRECNLELYPEEEISWSSIVKKKNTFSAENETKKESDLDPIAEDASNEERKICRKEESLTDPSSTMVDQLKEAVKETTVEEPFVHATEESGSFIVKKKPVSIAESESTRKKIVEQKIHKKLDLPTNLSEIKNEHETNSSASESISSEKVSKLEAVSEIDEKVPNDSNKWNVGGPLVGATFTKEDSLEPERDTELEKRSDSEQEIVPERSTSSDELNPNVVLTNVEGEYSGRETAERSATNTSVCATSKKGNRSKKKKRR; from the exons atgtctGCAGACTCTCCAAGGCGTGGTGTGCATAAAGGAGTACAAGTTGTATCACCTCAGCCAATAGTTGATCGTTCAATTATAGATAGTGTTGCAggaataattaatgatattgtTCCACAG GCTTATACTGGCACACCAAATTCTGAGAACAAAGAGTCTATATCATGGGCAAGGTTTGAGTATGCAGACATTAATGATCCTACCCTGTATCCAGACTACAATGAAGGCTCTAATACACCACCTTTATTATTGGTACTTGGCTATACAACTGGAGTTCAG gTATGGTTGATAGCAGCAACCGGAGAAGGAACTGAAGTGTTATCATGGCGACAAGGTGTTGTTCGTACTCTGAGAATTTTACCAAATCCAAAGACTGATGATGAACATGTTGATTTGTTTGAATTGAAACGGCCAATGGTAGCAATATGTGATTCAGCTGGACCTGGACCTCAATTTTGCAACAttagtttcatttcattaaaaactgGGGAACAAGCTAAaagcataaaatttaaaaatcctgTTTGTGACATTTTGGTAAATAAACGATCCATAGTAGtaacatttttagaaaagatCGCGGTGTTTGATGCTCGAACATTGGAAGATGTATTAACAGTTACTACTTGCTATGCCAGTCCTGGTCCAAATCCAAATCCTGTTACTTTAGGCACAAGATGGCTTGCTTACAG tgaaAAAAAGTTACTACCAGCAAAAAGAAGTAGCGGTGGTTGCGAAAGTGAAGGAGTTCAAAGTTATACAGCAACTGTTCTATATGCAGCAAAATCTTTAGGGAAAGGATTGCGTGGTTTGGGGGAAACAGTTGCATCCAGTTTAACTGGCAATTCAGTATCACCAGTAGTCATTAATAATACCAGCAGTGATGTAACTCAACCAGGAGTGATTACGATATTAGATCTCCAAGCAgcaaaagaggagaaagaattAGACGATGCGAATATAGAGACTGTCGTTGCTCATTTTACTGCCCATAGTGATGCAATCGTTGCTATGACTTTTGATTTAAGTGGTGCATTGCTAATGACCGCTGACAAAAGGGGGCATGATTTTCATGTATTTAGAATTCAGCCACATCCAGGTGGTCCCACTTTGGCAGCAGTACATCATTTGTATATTCTACATCGTGGAGATACTACTGCGAAAGTGCAG gATATGGCTTTTTCGAGTGATACTCGATGGGCTGCGATATCAACTGTGCGGGGCACTACTCATGTGTTTCCTGTTGCACCATATGGTGGACCAGTAGGAATACGAACTCATTCCACACCTCATGTTGTAAATAGACTTTCAAGATTTCATAGAAGTGCAGGTTTAATGGACGACGGTACCAGATCTCATTCTCCCGTATCTCATACAGAGTTGCCTTTGTCAGTGTATCCATATTCTAATCCAAGACTCCCTCCGTACCCTCATCCAACTGTACTACATCCTCTGGCACAGATACGACAACCATCTTCATTAAATCACATAAACAGTCAAGTTCAACAAag GCCACAGCAACGACAACGATTGCACTCGGACGATAGTGGAACATTACCATTAAAAATATGTGCTTGTTTTGCACCTCCAAGAGCTTGGATGTATGCGCAAAGGGAATCTACTGCAAAAGTTATGAAGAGAGCAGTTGATTCTTTGTTTATTATGGCATGTCACGGAAATATGATACAATATGATTTAGAACCCAAACCAGCTGCag GTATaccaaaagaaaaagtatgtGACGATACGATGATAGAATTAGAGGTCGAAGCCAAAGGTCAATGGCCTCTTCTAAGATCTCCGAATACTTTAGAGATTGTACCACCTTTGCCAACGTCTAGCCCTTTACTAAATGTCAATATTATACCGAAAGACATTCAAGATGGCGATTTAGCGGAGGATCGTTGGTTAAGTCAAGTAGAAATTGTAACACACGCTGGTCCACATAGGCGACTTTGGATGGGACCTCAGTTTGTTTTTAAAACCTATAATGCAACTAGTGG aGCTACTGTGAATCTTGTCGAAGCAGAGGCTGTTGAAATTGGAGTAACCGGTGGATCTCGTCCTGCGAGATCAAATCCAGTCAATATGCCGCATGCTGCATCCAGATCATTGGTACCTGTGGTTATTGATGGATCAGGAA GCAGTTATGAGCAGTCTCCAAGATTTATGGAAGCGTATGGTGATCCCTTAGATAGTGAAAATGCTGGCGTTGGCGGTGGTGAAAATCAATTGAGAGAAGATTTGGCCGAAGCTATGTTAGAGACATCGATCGCACCACACCGTGCTCCAG GGAGGCGATCGGTATTTGAGAGGGTGGGTCAACCGGTAACTAAAGTCGTCAACCCTCTGGGCACCGTGATTACTGTATCGGCCGATGAGGAGGACATTATCTCCAGTCAGGAGTTCGATTTCGCGGAGGAGAGCCACGTGCCGGAACCACCTAGGAGCGTGTGCGCCGAAGAAGGTCCGGCTTCTCTCGGCGATTTCGAGCCGGAGAGTCAAACTCTGCGCGATCTCACCGAGATCTGCGCGGAAATGCGTTCAGCTGGCGAGCCTGCGATCGACAGCGTGCCGGATGAGAACATCTGTGAGGTGAAGGAGAGAAAAGCGTTGTGCGTCGAGATCGCTTCCATTACGAACCCTGGGAACTCTACTATTGACttcgagaaagaagaagcttTCCGCGATGTACCGACCAGCTTGAGTCTATGCGTAGAACAGGGTGAAATCCCCAGCAGTCCTATGACCCAGGCAAAGGAAGCTGCTTGGTGCAGGAAAGTTGATAAAAGGGAAGACAGAGGGGTTCACGAGAGGAACGTATCCGAGGCACAATACGTAGTCAACTATGATGAGGATAATGTAGTTTTGATGGAAAATAAGGCAGCtcatgaaaaaaagaatacgtTGGTACATTGTAAAACTGAGAGTAAAAAAATTTGCGAGTTTGGAAAGGTTGCGAAGAAGTCGGAGAAGGTCGGGTCCTCTGTATGCTCTAATAAACAAACCGAGACTAAGAAGTATATTCTAAAAGAACACGGAGATAGTATCATTATTGAAGACATTACTTGCGACGATTCTAAGAATAATTGCAGCCAGAAGGTAGGCTGCGGAAAAAGCGTGATCGAAGATACGGACAGTAAAAATTCTGAAAGTAAAAGCAGAGAGTATTCGAAAGAAACTGTAATTGGGAAATGTAAAAACAAATCAAAGTCTTCCATGGCTCagaattacaaagaaaaagtTGAATTTCTTGTGGAAAGCAAAAGTTCGTTGAAGCAGGTAGAACCGATCATAGAAATGGATGTTGTAATCGAAGAAACCGATAAGAAGAAAGATTTCAAGCCGACCATAAGTGCGGATGTATTAACTAAAGAAaccgataaatataaatcatcgACATCGGATTCGAACGACGATTTCAGTTCCAGTGAATATCACATCGTCGATACACCTTGTTGCAGCAAACATGGTACTTCGATTCAGTCCGACGAAGACATTGAACATATCCAAAGCTCCGAGATCACTCAATTACAGCAGGCTGAATGCATCGACAGCGATAAATGTGTGGACGTGATAAGTTGCGCAGGTTCTTCACCTATTATGCAGAGGAAGAACAGCAAGAATACGATATCTGATGACGATATAGAGTACATACATGCTTCTGAACTAGTAGAAATATCTGACAAAATTTGCAAAGAAGAtttgaagtttgaaattattaaaactagtGATAGTGAATCGACCACGACAAGGAGTAAACCTTCATCGTCTGACGACGATATGGAACACATACACCATTCGGACGTCTATGATGTACCATCTGAAAGAGCTAAGGATGCGTGTGAAAGAAGCACGAGGAGATCTCAGGAGATTACAGCAGAATCAGCGTTGGCATCTAAGAATGCTAAGAAGACAAAGGATATCGTGGTGATCGAAAGCGACACATCGGATGCTGATGTGACTGTAATCTTTAAACCGGTTGATAGTTGGAAGAATAAGAGtacagagagaaaagaggaattGGAAGAATCTGATAACACAAAAGATATCCCGACTACTGAAAATGTTAGTCCATTAAGAAAAACTAAAGTTCGTTCCGCTAAAACATCTTCAAACGTCGCATCCAAACGATCGCAAGCAGGAATCGAGATAATCGACATCGACGCGATGCAGAAAGCTGAGATGAAAGTACTAACCGATACTACATCTGTTTCTGAATGTAAGATCCTCGCTGGACCCGAGGTCTGTGGGACTCGTGCAAAGAAGTATCGGAAGAGTAAGAAAGCCACCAACGAAAGCAACGTACAAATTTCCGAAGCTTCTATCGAGCCTGTAAAACCTGTCGAAGATGTTTTAAAGGAATCAAGCTCGCAAGAGCCGTTGCCTGAATTTTCCTGGAGCGCTGtagtaaagaagaaaaatgattttcccGTGGCTGAGTCAGAAACGCGAAGAGAAGATAAAGTCGAGGATGATAAGCTGAAAACTGAATCATTCAATCCTATCGAAGTCTCGTCGTGCACGCCTATCTTGGAGAAAATAGAATctttgaagaagaagatacaCGAGTCTTCGTTGAGAAAGAATTTAGACAAAAAGAGTTCGAGTTCTCAGATGGTAGACAAAGTTCGAGAGTGTAACTTGGAATTATATCCTGAAGAGGAAATTTCCTGGAGCTCCATcgtcaagaagaaaaatactttcTCTGCTGAAAATGAGACAAAGAAGGAATCTGACCTCGATCCAATAGCGGAAGACGCGAGCaatgaagaaaggaaaatttgtcgaaaagAGGAATCTTTGACTGATCCATCCTCAACGATGGTGGATCAATTGAAAGAAGCTGTTAAGGAAACAACCGTGGAAGAACCATTTGTACATGCAACAGAAGAATCTGGGAGTTTCATCGTTAAGAAAAAACCTGTCTCCATCGCAGAAAGCGAGTctacgagaaaaaaaattgttgaacaGAAAATTCACAAAAAGCTGGATCTACCGACCAATTTGtcggaaattaaaaatgagcACGAGACAAACTCATCTGCAAGTGAAAGCATCTCATCCgagaaagtttcgaaattagAAGCTGTAAGCGAGATCGATGAAAAAGTTCCAAACGATTCAAACAAGTGGAATGTCGGTGGACCGTTGGTAGGTGCAACGTTTACGAAAGAAGATTCCTTGGAACCTGAAAGAGATACCGAGCTAGAGAAGAGGAGCGATTCGGAGCAGGAGATCGTGCCTGAACGTTCGACTTCTTCGGACGAGTTGAACCCAAACGTGGTGCTCACGAACGTCGAAGGAGAGTATTCGGGTCGTGAGACAGCTGAGAGGAGCGCGACGAATACCTCAGTTTGCGCCACGTCCAAGAAAGGCAATAggtcgaagaaaaaaaaacgcagATGA